The sequence CCTGGGGGAGCCTGCGCCCGGGACAGCTGCTGCTTGCCGACTTAGACGCTAATCTATACCTTATCGACCATCAAGGGCAGCGGTTAAGTGCCCAAAGTTTACCGTCTCGTGTCGTGCTGAGCGAGGTGCACAGCAGGGGAGGAGTGCAAACGCTTTTGTTCTCTGTAGATGCTCAACAACTCTTTTTTATCGACCGTTTCTTGCGTCTTACCCGCCAACTGCAAATCCCCTTCGCTTTTGGTAATATCACTGCTTTGGCTTGGGCGCCTGATGGCAGCCTGCGTTTGTGGGACAGCCAAGCCCGCCGTCTGCTGGCATGGGATATGAGTTCAACAGCACCGCAGCAGCTTTACTATATGCAGGAAAACTTGCCCCCCGTCAGGCAAATGCATTTTGTGCAAAACTATCTGTTGCTTACGGATGGAAAAACGTATATTTTATTTTTTGACTTGCTTGGAAATTATATAGACAAGATTTATTTTCACGAACCGGTGGAAATAGGCTTTTGGCAGGAAGGGTACTGGTTGTATGAAAACCATCGTTTGCGTGGGGTGCGATTGCCCAGCCGTCTGCAGGCTTTTGATGTGTACTTTGAGCAAACAAGCAGAATATTGAAAATATTATGCTTGTTTCCTTCGTTTCTATCATGGGACGGAACAAAACTGTTCTTTTGGCTGTTCCAAAATTGAAAATGGCAAGAAATTTGAAATATTGAAAACAAAAAGGAAGCATACATCGCTTATGGGAAAGTTCTCTACATATCTTTTATTGGTCATTGGTTTAGCTGGTGTGGCGCAGGGGGGTGTCATCGTGCGTAATCATATCAAACACTTGCCGCCGGTTTTAGCCAATGTGTGGGTAGAAAAAAATGCCGGCGAAACGCTCGATATTTTTGACCCCGTGGATTTTGAAGTGCAGGCTATAGGAAATCGTCGTTTTATTGTACGTTTTTACAATGATACAGAGGGGGTTTTTTTGCGTATCTACGACGTGATTGGCAACTTGGTGTACCAAGAACGGATAACGAAAAAAGGCAATTACGTCAAAGAGTTTGATATGTCGCATGCCCGCTCCGACGTGTATATTGTGGAGGTAGGCAACACAAAATACAGTACCACCAAACGGGTCTTTTTGAAATAATCCGTTTCATGAGTTTCTACAGCCGTTGGGGCAAAACATGCTTCGACTACTTGCTGTCAGGGGCATTGGTCTTTATGCTGATGCCTTTATTTTTTTTGCTTGCCTTTTTCTTGACCCTCTATTGGCGAGGAAACCCTTTTTACAAGCAACTGCGCATAGGTAAAGGGGAACGCCCTTTTTATCTTTGGAAATTTAAGACCATGCGCCCGCCACGTGCCGGCGAGGACCCGCATGACGAGACAAGAGCGCCTGCAGTAGGACGCTTTCTGCGCTATACCGGCTTGGACGAGCTACCGCAATTGTGGAATATATTGCGAGGTGAGATGTCGTTTGTAGGACCACGTCCTTTATTGCCGGAATACCTGCCGCTTTATACCTCTCTTGAAAGGCGGCGTCATGCTGTCAAGCCCGGTATTACCGGCTGGGCGCAAATACAAGGAGGCAAAGTCTTGGCTTGGAATGAAAAGATGCACTACGACATAGAGTATGTGCAGCACCAAAGTTTCTGCTTCGATTTGTATATTTTATGGCGCACTCCCTTCTTTGTATTGCGCCAATGGATGAACCGTCATGAGTACATATAAAATTTATTTGTCGCCTCCGTTTTCTGCCCCCAACACCAAGCACTACGTGCAAGAAGCCATAGACAGCGGATGGATGGCGCCTGCTGGTCCTTTTGTTGACCGCTTCGAATCACTCTTGCGTGCTTATCACGGAGTAGCAGCGGTGGCGCTCAGTAGTGGCACTGCTGCTTTGCATCTGGCGCTGAAAGCTGCCGGCGTGCGTGCCGGCGATGTGGTTTTGTTGCCCTCTTTTACTTTTGTGGCTACCTGCAATGCCGTGTGCTATTTGGGAGCGGAGCCGGTGTTCATAGACAGCGACCCTACCCATTGGCATATGAGTGTGAAGGCAACGGTTCATGCCATGGACACACTCAAAAAGCAAGGTAGGCGCATAGGTGCTTTGCTTTGTGTTCATTTGTATGGTGCCATGGCACCAATGGAAGAGCTACGCAGCGTGGCAGAAAATCATGGGGTACCTCTGGTAGAAGATGCTGCCGAAGCTTTGGGCGTACGATGGAAGGGGCAACTGGCAGGTACCTTCGGCTGTTGTGCTGCCCTTTCTTTTAACGGCAACAAAATCATAACCACTTCCGGAGGGGGGGCTTTTTTATCGGCAGATGAAAACTTGGCAAAAAAAGCGCTTTACTGGGCGACTCAAGCCAAACAGACAGCAGCAGGAGACTGGCATCATGAAGAGGTAGGCTACAACTACCGCATGAGCAATTTGCTGGCAGCAGTAGGATGTGCACAAATGGAGTATCTACCCAATTTCATTGTGCGCAAATATGAAATAGCCCAGCTTTATCGGCAACTGCTCAAAGAGGCGGAGCAAAAGGGCTATATTCACTGGCAGCCCCTGCTGCCCGAAGTACAGCCCACGTATTGGCTTAACTGCTTGCTTTTTGCCACTCCCGCCATGCGTGCGCGCGTCATGGAGCAGCTCATGCGTCAAGGCATAGAGTGTCGCCGTTTATGGAAGCCGCTGCACCAACAACCCCTTGCCGCCGGCAGTCTGTTTTTCCAAGATGGTAACAGCGCTGAATACCTCTACGAGCATGGTTTGTGTTTACCTTCGGGCTACACCCTCACCACACCGCAACAATCGCATATTGCGGAGCTAATCATGAAGGCTTTGTGTACCTGAAGTGCCTTTGCTCATTGAGTGTCTTTTTTTTCTTACGTATCTTGGGCAGCAAAAAGAGATGAACAGCACCATTTATCTACCTTCGGAACTGATAGTTAATTCTGATGGTAGCATTTATCACTTGGGCTTGCGTCCTGAACAATTGGCAGATACCGTGATTGTAGTAGGCGACCCTGAGCGGGTACCTATGATTTCCCGCTATTTTGAGCATGTGGAATACCGCTTGCACAAACGGGAGTTTGTAACGCATACGGGTACTTACCGGGACACTCGCATGACCGTGATTTCGTCGGGTATGGGTACCGACAATGTAGAAATTCTGATGACTGAACTGGATGCTCTGGCAAACATAGACTTGGAAAAACGGCTGCCTAAGTCAAGTCCGAAGCGCCTGCGTATTGTGCGTGTAGGTACGTCGGGAAGCATACATGCCGGGGTGCCAGTGGGTAGCCTGTTGGCATCGGCAGTGGGGGTGGGTATCGATACGCTCATGTGTTTTTACGATTACGATACACCGCAAGAACAAGGCTTGAAAGCAGCGATGCAGCAGCTGAAGCAACATTTGTCATTGCCTTTCGAGCCTTATGCCGCCACTGCTTCGCCTAAGCTGCGCGAGCTTTTTTCTGATTTGTTGCAGGGGGTTACGCTCACCTGCCCCGGTTTTTACGCACCTCAAGGGCGGGAGTTGCGTGCGCCGGCACGCTTGAAAGATTGGTTACAGCGCCTGCAATCTTTTGAGTATGAAGGCTTGCGCTTGACCAACCTCGAAATGGAAACTGCTGGCTATTATGCCATGGCGCATATGTTAGGGCACGACATGATTTCGCTCAATGCCATCTTAGCAGACCGTATCAATGGCATATTTGCAGCAAAGCCCCAAGAGCTGGTGGAAGAGTTGATTGTTTATACGCTCAATAAGTTAGCAACCTAAAAAGCAGACCTTCTTTTGCCTAACAGCTTCAAAGAGTAAAATCACCTGAGTAGCTTCTTGCGTGCCGCTACTTTTGCTTATTGAGATACCTCAAAAAAGAAAAGCGGCTGTTCTATAAAAGACAGCCGCTTGATGTTTTTAGTAAACAAGAGGGTTAGAAGGTATAGCGCACGCCTATTTGCATACGCCACAGCGAGCTGATGTTCGCAGTGCCATATTTGTCAAACTCCAAGCGCACTTTGGTTACGTTGCCTTGGTTGTCGTATTCTACGGGTATGGCACGGCTTTGATTGAAGCGGTAGCGTATATTACCGGTGGTGCTGTTATACGAATTGGCAAGTAACACATTGCCACGCCCGAAGCGTATTTTTCCCCAATCAGGATTTAACAAGTTAAGCATATTGAATATGTCCAAGGTGAGCTGCAGGCGGTGGTTAGTACCCCATGCTTGGGTGTTCAAGTTTTGGGTGATGCGCATATCTAAGCTTTGATTCCACGGGGCATTAGCGCCGTTGCGCTCGGCAAACTGACCGCGGCGGTCGCGCAAGGAAGGCTCGTTCTCTATGAATGCGTTGAATGCTTCCCACTGCTCGGCAGCTGTTACTGTATAGCTTACCCTTTGCCCGTTGGCATTGGTAACGGTGGTCGTATAATTCGCAAATTCTATTTCATTAGCATTGCGCGGTATGTAAATTAGCTCGTTACCAATCACACCGTCGGCATTGATGTCTTGCAAACCTCCATTACCTACGGTGAAGGAGTAAGGACTTCCTGATTGTGCTGAGTAGAATAAAGTGATTTGGGTAGAGGCATGTTTGCTGTAATTGAAAGTATAGCCGCCAGCGGCAATGAGGCGGTGTTTCAAGTTGTATTCACTAAAGCCCAAAGTGGGGTTGTTAGGGTCGCTCGAGATGGGGGTGTTCGCAAAGTTGGACTGTGCGCGTGAAGCGCCCCCACTGGCAATGGTTTTGGCAATAGAGTAGGTATAAGCCACATTGGCAAAGTAGTGCTTGCCTCTTTTCTGTAGCTGACCGGTGAGGCTGTACTGATAGCCGCCATCAGTGTTTTCGAGCGAATATACGCCGGTGAATTGATTGGGGGCTACCAATACGGGACCTTGACCGGGGGTACCATATACTGGGCGCCCTTCATTGTTGAGTATCCCTTGCTTACCTGCCAAGTTCAGATTACGCACATACAGGTCGTTTAGTGTTTTGGAGTATATGAATTCGGCAGTAGCCACAATGCCATAAGGCAGTTTTTGATCCACGGCTGCATTGAAGCGTGCCACTTGCGGTAGGCGCAGGTCGGGATTGCTGATGTTGATGAGCGAGGTGCCTTGGTTACCACCGGCATTAGGAGGTAAATAGGCAGGGTTCGAAATGATGGCATCCCGTTGTTGTGGGCTCAAGCCTGCGAAGATAGCGTTGAGCTCGGCTTGTGCTAGCTGGATGGCACCGAAAGTAACCCCTGTGTTGCTGTACTGGTTGGAGAGCCATACGAAGGGCGGGCGTCCGGTGAAAATACCTGCACCGCCGCGCACTTGTGTCTTGCCTTTGCCTGCTACATCCCAGTTTACACCAAAGCGTGGTGACCACAACACCCTTGTTTTGGGTTTTTCGTTGTTGGGAAAGCCAAACACCTCTTCAAAAATGGGGTTATAGTCGATGTCATTGACCATGAAAGGTATATCGGCACGTAAGCCCATTGTCAGGCGCAGGTTGGCAGTGGGCTCATAGGTGTCTTGAATATAAATAGCCGGGTTGATAGCACCCCACTTAGCTCCTTGTTTGGGGTCACTGGTGCGTGAATATTCTTTTACATAAAAGGTAGGTGTTCCCGATTCAAGGCTGTAGTCAGGTGCTTCGGGGTCAGTGGGGGCAAATACGCTGTTGAAGCTCCATTCGCCGGTAAATGAAGGAATAAATTTGTTGTCAAAAAAGTAAATTTCAGTTTTGGTACCAGCAAGGAAGGTGTGTTTGCCCCGCACGTAGGTAAAGTTGTCGGTAATTTCAATCAAATCTTGTTTGAGGCTGTTCAAACCGGCAAAGCGGTCAGTGCCGATAATGACCGTACCAATACTGTTGTTGGGCACACGCAACTGAGGGAAGGGGCGTGCTTTGTTATCGCGTACGTCGTAGATATTACTGTAGCCCAAGCGAAACTCGTTGCTCATGCGGTTATTGAATCGGCTTTGCAATTCCAACACAGTAGTGTTGGTATAGTTGGTGATATCGTATCCTGAACTGGGGAAGGAGAAGTTGCTGCTGTTTCGGAAGATTTCTTGCGAATAGGCATGGATGAAGTTGTGGCGCAGCGTTAAGCGGTGCTTCTTGTTCAGGATGTAGTCGAAACGTATAAAGGCTTTGTCGTTATTCTGTATGTTGTTGTAGGTTTGGGTAGGGTCGCCGGGGTCGTAGCCAAATTTGTTGATGACCAGCTGCCGTAGTTGGTTCAGCTCATTGGTGAGTTGCTGCAGTTGAGTGGGGTCGTTGTTTACATAGCTACCTAAGTTGAAGGTGTAAGGTTGGGTGCGGCGTCCTATTTCACCGTTTATAAAGAAAAACAGTTTGTTTTTGATGACCGGACCACCTATGCGGAAACCCGCTTGGTTGTAGGTAAACTGTGTAACGTTTACTTTATTGTCCCCCACTTTACGTCCTACCATATCGCTGTTTTGCCCATAAAAATAGGCAGAGCCTTCCACTTTGTTGCTACCGCTGCGGGTGATGGCGTTCACGCCGCCACCTACAAAATTACCTTGACGCACATCGAAGGGGGCTATAAGCACTTGAATCTCTTGGATAGCATCTAAGCTGATAGGCTGTGAGCCGGTACGTCCGCCGGGAGTGCCTTGGTCGTTCAATCCGAAGACGTCGTTGTTTACCGCACCGTCAATCATCACATTGTTATAACGGTTATTTTGCCCGGCAAACGAAAGACCGCCATTGCTTTGAGGAGCAAATTGAGGGGTCAGTCGCACGAAGTCTTGCAGACCACGTGAGAGGGTGGGCATGTTTTCTACCTGGTCGCGGGTAATGTTGGTAGAAGCTCCGGTGCGTGAGGCATCAAATACCAAGTCACGCTCGGCGCTGATTTCTACGGCTCCCAGCTGCATGTCTTCGGGTAATAGCTTTATGTTTAGCTTCAAGTCTTGCCCTAGTGATAGGTAGATATTTTCCAAGCGCTGAGTTTGATAGCCGATAAAGCTTACCTCGATACGGTAAGGACCACCTGCCGGAAGATTTACAAGACGAAAGGCGCCACTTTCTTCGGTTATTGCACCATATTCAGAGCCGGTGGGCAAGTGTACGGCTAGCACCATAGCTCCTGGGAGTGGCTGTTTCTGGTCATCGAGCACTACTCCGCTCATCGAAGCGGTGGTTACCTGTGCTTGCGCCGTGATGCCCGCCAAAAACAAGACACACAGCGTGCATAAGTAAGTAAACGTTACTTTCATAAGTATTTGTTTTTTGGTTATGACAACTGGAACGAAATTACCAAAATAGCGTTCAAAGCTACAACATACTTACCTGAATGCCAAGCTACCTTATGTTAAGAAACTGTTAATAAATCGCTTAACATAAAGATAATAGAGAAAATTACTTTCTTTGCAGAAACGTACTTATAATTGTAGCCGCTTTCTAATAATTTATTACTTAATGAGGCATTTTTATCGCTCTTTCTTTATCCTTGTTGCCGTATTTCTGTGGGCAAACAGTGTGGCAGGGGCACAACCTGCCAACTACTACAGCTCTGCCGAAGGCAAAACAGGTTATGCGTTAAAAACAGCTTTGCATAACATTATAAAAAACCACCAAGTGCAAAGCTACAGCTCCTTGTGGAACCATTTCCAAAGCACCGACAAAAAGCCCAATGGCAAAGTATGGGATATGTATTCCGACGTGCCGGGTGGTACCCCTGCTTATGAATATAGTTTTGGTAGTGACCAATGTGGTAGCTACTCTAAAGAGGGAGATTGTTACAACCGAGAGCATTCTTTCCCAAAAAGCTGGTTCAACAATGCCTCGCCCATGTATAGTGACCTCTTCCATCTTTATCCGACCGATGGTTA comes from Thermonema lapsum and encodes:
- a CDS encoding sugar transferase, translating into MSFYSRWGKTCFDYLLSGALVFMLMPLFFLLAFFLTLYWRGNPFYKQLRIGKGERPFYLWKFKTMRPPRAGEDPHDETRAPAVGRFLRYTGLDELPQLWNILRGEMSFVGPRPLLPEYLPLYTSLERRRHAVKPGITGWAQIQGGKVLAWNEKMHYDIEYVQHQSFCFDLYILWRTPFFVLRQWMNRHEYI
- a CDS encoding aminotransferase class I/II-fold pyridoxal phosphate-dependent enzyme codes for the protein MSTYKIYLSPPFSAPNTKHYVQEAIDSGWMAPAGPFVDRFESLLRAYHGVAAVALSSGTAALHLALKAAGVRAGDVVLLPSFTFVATCNAVCYLGAEPVFIDSDPTHWHMSVKATVHAMDTLKKQGRRIGALLCVHLYGAMAPMEELRSVAENHGVPLVEDAAEALGVRWKGQLAGTFGCCAALSFNGNKIITTSGGGAFLSADENLAKKALYWATQAKQTAAGDWHHEEVGYNYRMSNLLAAVGCAQMEYLPNFIVRKYEIAQLYRQLLKEAEQKGYIHWQPLLPEVQPTYWLNCLLFATPAMRARVMEQLMRQGIECRRLWKPLHQQPLAAGSLFFQDGNSAEYLYEHGLCLPSGYTLTTPQQSHIAELIMKALCT
- a CDS encoding nucleoside phosphorylase, which gives rise to MNSTIYLPSELIVNSDGSIYHLGLRPEQLADTVIVVGDPERVPMISRYFEHVEYRLHKREFVTHTGTYRDTRMTVISSGMGTDNVEILMTELDALANIDLEKRLPKSSPKRLRIVRVGTSGSIHAGVPVGSLLASAVGVGIDTLMCFYDYDTPQEQGLKAAMQQLKQHLSLPFEPYAATASPKLRELFSDLLQGVTLTCPGFYAPQGRELRAPARLKDWLQRLQSFEYEGLRLTNLEMETAGYYAMAHMLGHDMISLNAILADRINGIFAAKPQELVEELIVYTLNKLAT
- a CDS encoding TonB-dependent receptor — translated: MKVTFTYLCTLCVLFLAGITAQAQVTTASMSGVVLDDQKQPLPGAMVLAVHLPTGSEYGAITEESGAFRLVNLPAGGPYRIEVSFIGYQTQRLENIYLSLGQDLKLNIKLLPEDMQLGAVEISAERDLVFDASRTGASTNITRDQVENMPTLSRGLQDFVRLTPQFAPQSNGGLSFAGQNNRYNNVMIDGAVNNDVFGLNDQGTPGGRTGSQPISLDAIQEIQVLIAPFDVRQGNFVGGGVNAITRSGSNKVEGSAYFYGQNSDMVGRKVGDNKVNVTQFTYNQAGFRIGGPVIKNKLFFFINGEIGRRTQPYTFNLGSYVNNDPTQLQQLTNELNQLRQLVINKFGYDPGDPTQTYNNIQNNDKAFIRFDYILNKKHRLTLRHNFIHAYSQEIFRNSSNFSFPSSGYDITNYTNTTVLELQSRFNNRMSNEFRLGYSNIYDVRDNKARPFPQLRVPNNSIGTVIIGTDRFAGLNSLKQDLIEITDNFTYVRGKHTFLAGTKTEIYFFDNKFIPSFTGEWSFNSVFAPTDPEAPDYSLESGTPTFYVKEYSRTSDPKQGAKWGAINPAIYIQDTYEPTANLRLTMGLRADIPFMVNDIDYNPIFEEVFGFPNNEKPKTRVLWSPRFGVNWDVAGKGKTQVRGGAGIFTGRPPFVWLSNQYSNTGVTFGAIQLAQAELNAIFAGLSPQQRDAIISNPAYLPPNAGGNQGTSLINISNPDLRLPQVARFNAAVDQKLPYGIVATAEFIYSKTLNDLYVRNLNLAGKQGILNNEGRPVYGTPGQGPVLVAPNQFTGVYSLENTDGGYQYSLTGQLQKRGKHYFANVAYTYSIAKTIASGGASRAQSNFANTPISSDPNNPTLGFSEYNLKHRLIAAGGYTFNYSKHASTQITLFYSAQSGSPYSFTVGNGGLQDINADGVIGNELIYIPRNANEIEFANYTTTVTNANGQRVSYTVTAAEQWEAFNAFIENEPSLRDRRGQFAERNGANAPWNQSLDMRITQNLNTQAWGTNHRLQLTLDIFNMLNLLNPDWGKIRFGRGNVLLANSYNSTTGNIRYRFNQSRAIPVEYDNQGNVTKVRLEFDKYGTANISSLWRMQIGVRYTF
- a CDS encoding T9SS type A sorting domain-containing protein — translated: MGKFSTYLLLVIGLAGVAQGGVIVRNHIKHLPPVLANVWVEKNAGETLDIFDPVDFEVQAIGNRRFIVRFYNDTEGVFLRIYDVIGNLVYQERITKKGNYVKEFDMSHARSDVYIVEVGNTKYSTTKRVFLK